The Rhododendron vialii isolate Sample 1 chromosome 5a, ASM3025357v1 genome contains a region encoding:
- the LOC131327828 gene encoding uncharacterized protein LOC131327828 gives MKKTAAATGNLELTRNDWKTMSNYTKLDFTVLDISGMNYLSWILDVEIHLNAMELRNTITDGNDASLKDHAKAMIFIRHHLHEDLKSEYLTVKDPLSLWNNLKESEYNSTLFKIVSILKLCGEQQYRERGFEKYSDLISYLLVAEQNNELLLRNHESRPTGALPFPEANRISFPSNGQDRGRGRRRGRGSHNHQVRGGYIQKSGKKPEYPHKWNKSEVSKAKGKRVLNNPLRTLRILATDAVGRVIGRVLIVRQSI, from the exons ACGATGTCAAACTACACAAAATTGGATTTCACGGTACTAGACATTTCTGGAATGAATTATTTGTCATGGATACTTGATGTGGAAATCCATCTCAATGCTATGGAACTTAGAAACACAATTACCGATGGTAATGAtgcatccttgaaggatcatgCAAAAGCCATGATCTTCATTCGGCACCATCTCCACGAGGACCTGAAGTCTGAATACCTTACAGTGAAAGATCCACTAAGTTTGTGGAACAATCTGAAGGAAAG TGAGTATAACTCTACTCTGTTTAAGAtagtttcaattttgaaattatgtggAGAACAG CAATACAGAGAGCGTGGGTTTGAGAAATACTCAGATTTAATCTCTTACCTTCTGGTCGCTGAACAAAACAATGAGCTATTACTAAGAAATCACGAGTCTCGTCCAACTGGTGCTCTACCATTCCCTGAAGCGAATAGAATCTCTTTTCCGAGTAATGGACAAGATCGTGGTCGTGGACGTAGACGTGGTCGAGGTAGCCATAACCACCAAGTTCGTGGAGGATATATTCAAAAATCAGGCAAGAAACCGGAGTATCCTCATAAGTGGAATAAGTCGGAAGTGTCCAAAGCAAAGGGCAAGAGGGTGCTGAATAACCCTCTAAGAACTCTGAGGATTCTTGCTACAGATGCTGTGGGAAGGGTCATTGGTCGCGTACTTATCGTACGCCAAAGCATTTGA
- the LOC131327212 gene encoding uncharacterized protein LOC131327212, with protein sequence MVLAGHYVNKAWKLQKRVLSFCNVPPPHTGVFIYVVHKHKVKKFWIPILMHWSGGKQILSSTAYCSRWHVIYCPFLLPRWPRSPYLVQEVESLIHIVHHWQQKLLKCYFVELIMYVQIMDLKRNPKPKSHLTKSSFYLNGVMWYVWKWYMLAGKCSITLFLLFYFRLV encoded by the exons ATGGTCCTGGCTGGTCATTATGTTAATAAAGCTTGGAAGTTACAAAAACGTGTGCTTAGCTTTTGCAATGTGCCACCTCCACATACCGGG GTGTTTATATATGTGGTTCACAAGCACAAGGTGAAGAAGTTTTGGATCCCCATTTTGATGCATTGGAGTGGTGGAAAGCAAATACTCTCAAGTACCGCATATTGTTCAAGATGGCATGTGATATATTGTCCATTCCTATTACCTCGGTGGCCTCGGAGTCCATATTTAGTGCAGGAGGTAGAGTCATTGATCCATATCGTGCATCATTGGCAACAGAAACTGTTGAAATGTTACTTTGTGGAGTTGATTATGTACGTGCAAATCATGGACTTAAAAAGGAATCCGAA ACCAAAGAGCCATCTCACAAAGAGTTCATTCTACCTTAATGGAGTAATGTGGTATGTGTGGAAATGGTACATGCTAGCTGGTAAGTGTAGCATTACTTTGTTCTTGTTGTTTTACTTCAGATTAGTCTAG
- the LOC131327210 gene encoding uncharacterized protein LOC131327210, with protein MLALILALLSLTSIAAVLFKFITADGDFTLLSKKHAKREEVEDKVVWITGASRGIGEVLAKQFASLGAKLIISARNEAELERVKKQLTGKHAPDEVIILPLDLASGEDSLNDAVQKAESCFSGAGVDYMIHNAAYERPKTTALDVTEESLKATFNINVIGTISLTRLLAASMLRRGRGHFVVMSSAAGKTPAPGQTVYSASKFALNGYFHSLRSELYRKGIKVTIVCPGPIKTSSVPESNTSGQKGSSEKRVSSERCAELTIIAVTHGLKEAWISFQPVLAVMYLVQYMPSIGYWLMDKIGEKRIEVAAQKGDTYSLSLLLGRKKAL; from the exons ATGCTCGCCCTCATCTTAGctcttctttctctcacttCAATCGCCGCCGTTTTGTTCAAATTCATCACTGCCGATG GGGATTTTACACTGCTGTCCAAGAAGCATGCAAAACGCGAAGAAGTTGAAGATAAG GTTGTGTGGATTACTGGGGCCAGCCGCGGCATTG GGGAGGTTCTTGCCAAACAATTTGCAAGTTTAGGTGCTAAGCTTATTATTTCTGCTCGAAATGAAGCTGAATTAGAACGAGTAAAGAAACAGCTTACGG GTAAACACGCACCTGATGAAGTAATAATTTTACCTTTGGATTTGGCGTCTGGGGAAGATTCTCTCAATGATGCTGTACAGAAAGCTGAATCCTGTTTTTCCGGTGCTGGTGTGGATTATATGATCCACAACGCCGCTTATGAGCGCCCG AAAACAACGGCATTGGATGTAACCGAGGAGAGTCTCAAG GCTACATTCAACATAAATGTTATCGGGACAATATCTCTTACTCGGCTACTCGCAGCTTCCATGTTGAGGCGGGGGAGGGgtcattttgttgtg ATGAGCAGTGCTGCAGGAAAGACACCTGCACCAGGTCAGACTGTATACTCTGCTTCGAAGTTTGCTCTAAATGGCTACTTTCATAGCTTGCGTTCTGAG CTCTATCGTAAGGGAATCAAGGTGACTATTGTGTGTCCTGGCCCGATAAAAACCTCGAGTGTTCCTGAATCGAACACCTCCGGACAAAAGGGTTCTTCTGAG AAGCGTGTATCATCTGAGAGATGTGCGGAGTTGACAATTATTGCTGTTACCCACGGTCTAAAGGAAGCGTGGATATCATTTCAG CCTGTGCTTGCTGTTATGTACTTGGTGCAATATATGCCATCCATTGGCTACTGGCTTATGGACAAG ATTGGAGAAAAACGGATAGAAGTTGCTGCGCAGAAGGGCGATACTTACTCGTTGAGTTTACTATTGGGAAGAAAGAAAGCACTCTAG